In Leptolyngbya sp. NIES-2104, the genomic window AGCCTGAAGTGCCGATTAATGCGATCGCATTTCCTCCAGGCAAGCTCAGCGAAAAATTCTCCATCAAATCAACGCGACCTGCATGATGAAAATTTAATCGATGACAAACAATATCCGCCTCGCTTGAAAGTTGAGCAAACGGTTTCTGAGTCTGACTTTGAACTTCTGGAGTCGCATCGATCACTTCTGAAACGCGACTGACTGCAGTTTGCGATCGATAGTACTCATCAATCAATCCGAGAATTGCACTCATGAATGCTAAAACGTTCCCCTGCATTCCATTAAACGCTAACAATTGACCGATACTCAGTTCCTGATTAATCACCAGAGAGCTACCCAAGCCTAACAGTAAAACACTTCCAATCCGGCTCACCTGTTGAGTAAACGTGCTCGTCACAATCCCAATCTGCGTCGTACTAAAACTCAGATTTGCTAACCGCCCGAATCGACTTTGCAACTCTTCCCAGAATTGCGGAGCCGCGTTCGTCGATTTCATCACTAAAGCACCCTTAAACGTTTCAACTAACACCCCTTGATTCTCAGAAGATAGAACCAACAGATTTCGAGTTGCTTTTTGCAATGTCGGCAGAAAAGGAACAACCGAAACTGTCATCAAGAATCCGATAACTATCACTGCGCTGGTCAACTTCCAGCTATAAAACAACATAAAACCCAGCGAAATTAGTGCAATAAAAAACTGACTCGGTAACGCTACCACTACTTGAGACAGCAATTGATTAATCTCATTGATATCGCGCAATCGGCTGATAATTTCACCACTGCGGCGAGTTTCGTAATAGCTCAGCGGCAGTCGAAGGATCTTTTGTCCGAACTCTAGTACAAAGCCTAACTGTAATCGTTGACTAAAATGAGCAATCAGAGTCGATTGTAAGAGTTGTAAACTGCCACTAAACAAGCTCAGAACAATCACACTCACCACAACTACTGTAAGAAGCTGCGAATCTTGTCTGACTAAAACATCATCAGTAAGAATTTGAATCAGGAACGGACTTGCTAAAGAAAGCACCCCTAAGACAAGGTTGATTAGCAATGCACCGAGTAACATCGATCGATAAGGCAAGATTCGCCCAAAAAACCGACTAAACCCGCTTTTTTCCTCAGATTGAGCCTGCACCACACGATCGCACTCAGGCTCCAGAAGCAGCATAATGCCATTCCAAGCCGCCATCAGTTCTTGTCGATCGACATACCGCAACCCCAACGCCGGATCAGCAATCACAAATTTTCGCCCGCGCTTGCCGTAAAACACCACCCAGTGATATCCCTGCCAATGAATCACACCTGGTAACGGCAGTTCATTTAAGCGATCGAGAATTTGCTCGGACACTTTCACCGATCGCGTTTTAAATCCCAATGCTTCAAATCCGCGTCTGAGTCCTAACAACGTCGTACCAAGCTGTCCGGTGCCCACCGCTTCTCGACATCGAGCAATGCTCAATCCGCGTCCGTAATGCTTACTAATCGATGCAAGGCAAGCGGCTCCACAATCTTCTTCACTCAGTTGAGAGACACAAGCATATCCTTGTCTTAATGCAGAAACCATAGTTTTCAAAGATTAGAAATGAGCCGCGTCTTTCTCATCAAAAATTGCACCACCGTTTCTTGGCGCGAAATCACATCGACACTTCCTTCCATGCCCGCCTGTAACGGACACTGCCGCCGTTCATTCCCGACAAACGATCGAGCAGGTTCCATTGTCACCTCATAAGTTGCAGGTGCATTCTCAGCCGCAGGTCGAGCATCGGGAGCTACCGTCTTGATCACACCGTTCAAAGTGCCATAATCGGGAAATGGACAAGCTGAAACCCGCATTTGAATCGACTGCCCTAGTTTCACTTTGTCGATGTCCTGTGCCGCGATTTGAGCTTTCAGAACAAACGGAGCATTTTCAGGTGCAATAAACGCGATCGCTTCTCCCGATCGCACGACCTGATCTGCATTTCTCAAATTCAATTGCAGCACTGTTCCTGCAATCGGCGCACGAACCACACTTTGGTCAAAGCTGCGTTCAATCTGCTGGCTTTCTTTTGCAGTGCGATCGAGTTGTCGCTGTAGCTCAATTCGATTTTGCAGTAATTGTTCTCGCTGTTGGCGTAATGTTGCCAGCGTCGAAGCTCCTTTCGCCTGAATTTGAGCAATTTGCTCTTGTGCTCTCGCAATTTCCGCATCAGTTGGATTCAAAGCAGAACTTGCACGATCGACTTTTGCTTGAGCCACTTGAACCGCTGCTTCTTTCTCTTTCAAAGTCAACGTTGCAACGGCTCCCGATGCCGCTAACTGTCGAAACCGCCTGAATTCTTCCTGAGCTAGATTCAATGAGGCTCTCGCTTCTTGTACATTCGATTGTGCGGTCGTTTGCTGGTCTTGAAACAATCGCTGCTGACTTCTCAATTGTG contains:
- a CDS encoding peptidase domain-containing ABC transporter — encoded protein: MVSALRQGYACVSQLSEEDCGAACLASISKHYGRGLSIARCREAVGTGQLGTTLLGLRRGFEALGFKTRSVKVSEQILDRLNELPLPGVIHWQGYHWVVFYGKRGRKFVIADPALGLRYVDRQELMAAWNGIMLLLEPECDRVVQAQSEEKSGFSRFFGRILPYRSMLLGALLINLVLGVLSLASPFLIQILTDDVLVRQDSQLLTVVVVSVIVLSLFSGSLQLLQSTLIAHFSQRLQLGFVLEFGQKILRLPLSYYETRRSGEIISRLRDINEINQLLSQVVVALPSQFFIALISLGFMLFYSWKLTSAVIVIGFLMTVSVVPFLPTLQKATRNLLVLSSENQGVLVETFKGALVMKSTNAAPQFWEELQSRFGRLANLSFSTTQIGIVTSTFTQQVSRIGSVLLLGLGSSLVINQELSIGQLLAFNGMQGNVLAFMSAILGLIDEYYRSQTAVSRVSEVIDATPEVQSQTQKPFAQLSSEADIVCHRLNFHHAGRVDLMENFSLSLPGGNAIALIGTSGCGKSTLAKLIAGLYAPNSGNIRIGYYNLQDLSLDCLRQQVVYVPQDAHFWSRSIVENFRLGTPYISFEQIVRACQIAGADDFISHLPNQYQTVLGEFGANLSGGQRQRLAIARGIVTDPPVLILDESTAGLDPVSEAQVLDRLLKSRCGKTTIMITHRPSVIDRADWVVLLDRGEVKIQGSPTELRSQSGEHLKFLSY
- a CDS encoding HlyD family efflux transporter periplasmic adaptor subunit, producing the protein MEEPIQVPTLSQSEFLPRLSPWAIAGGGVLLMVFGAAVVLATVLKYNVTVKAPGTVRPAGELRLVQSAIEGTIKEIAVKENQKVKAGDIVARMDDSRLMTTKSQLEGDLRQGRLQLNQINAQIQSLDSQLAAESNVTDRSIQAAEAQLRSQQRLFQDQQTTAQSNVQEARASLNLAQEEFRRFRQLAASGAVATLTLKEKEAAVQVAQAKVDRASSALNPTDAEIARAQEQIAQIQAKGASTLATLRQQREQLLQNRIELQRQLDRTAKESQQIERSFDQSVVRAPIAGTVLQLNLRNADQVVRSGEAIAFIAPENAPFVLKAQIAAQDIDKVKLGQSIQMRVSACPFPDYGTLNGVIKTVAPDARPAAENAPATYEVTMEPARSFVGNERRQCPLQAGMEGSVDVISRQETVVQFLMRKTRLISNL